The Streptomyces fungicidicus nucleotide sequence GGGCACGGTCCTGCCGGTCCAGGCACCCTGACGCCCGCCCGTGCCTCAGGTGTACGCCGCCGCCGAGCCGCTCAGCAGCTCCGCCGGCCGCACCGGCCGGCGCTCCCGCCGGGACAGCTCGCACGCCTCCGCGATCAGCAGCGCCTGCAGGGCCTCCCGCCCGTCGCACGGATTGGCCCGCTCGCCCCGCACCACCTCGACGAACGCGATCAGCTCGGCCTCGTACGCCGGTCCGAACCGCTCCAGGAACCCGGTCCACGGCTTGTCCGCGGCCGGCGGCCCGGTCGGCTCGGTGGACGCGATCGGCGTACGGTCGTCCAGGCCGACGACGATCTGGTCGCGCTCCCCGGCCAGCTCCATGCGCACGTCGTAGCCTGCGCCGTTGAGCCGGGTCGCCGTGACGGAGGCGAGCGTGCCGTCGTCGAGGGTGACGAGCGCCGCACCGGTGTCGACGTCGCCGGACTCGCGGAACACGGCCGGCCCGGCGTCGGACCCGGCCGCGTAGACCTCCGTGACCTCCCGGCCGGTCACCCAGCGCAGCATGTCGAAGTCGTGGATCAGGGTGTCCCGGTACAGCCCGCCGGACTGCGCCAGATGTCCCGCGGGCGGCGGCTCCGCGTCACTGGTCATCGCCCGTACGGTGTGCAGCCGCCCGAGCCTGCCCGAGCGCACCGCCTCCCGCGCGCCCGTGTAACCGGCGTCGAAGCGGCGCTGGAAACCCATCTGCAGCACCGTCCCGGCCGTCTCGACCTCCGTGATCGCCTGTAACGTGCCGGCGAGGTCCAGGGCGATGGGCTTCTCGCAGAACACCGGCAGTCCCGCGCGTGCCGCCCGGCCGATCAGATCGGCGTGGGCGGACGTGGCCGCCGTGATCACCACGGCGTCCACACCCCAGGTGTAGATCTCGTCCACCCCGGGTGCCGACGTCTCGCCGAGCCGGTGGGCGAGGGCCTGCGCCCGCGCCGGATCGACGTCCGTGAGGATCAGCGAGCCGACGTCGCGGTGCCTGCTGAGTGTGTGGGCGTGAATGGTGCCGATACGGCCCGTACCGATGACCCCGATGCGCATGGAAACAAAGTGGGGCCCGCGCCGCTCCCTGTCAATGCGTATGTCCGGACAACCGAACTACACAACTTCCCGTCAACAGCGCACGGGGCTACGCTCGGCCCGTGCCGAAACCAGAAGTGGACCCGACCGTACAGCTGGAGCTGAGCGTGGACCGGGGCTCCCCTGTGCCGTTGTACTTCCAGCTGTCCCAGCAGCTGGAGTCCGCCATCGAACACGGCGTACTGACCCCCGGCACCCTGCTGGGCAACGAGATCGAGCTCGCCGGGCGGCTCGGCCTGTCCCGGCCCACCGTCCGCCAGGCCATCCAGACCCTGGTCGACAAGGGGCTCCTGGTGCGCCGCCGCGGGGTCGGCACCCAGGTCGTGCACAGCCAGGTCAAGCGCCCCCTGGAACTCAGCAGCCTCTACGACGACCTGGAGGCGGCCGGCCAGCGCCCCACCACGAAGGTGCTGGTCAACACCGTCGTGGCGGCCTCCGCCGAGGTCGCGGCCGCGCTCGGGGTGGCCGAGGGCGGCGAGGTGCACCGCGTCGAACGGCTGCGCCTCACCCACGGGGAGCCGATGGCGTACATGTGCAACCACCTGCCGCCCGGACTGCTCGACCTGGACACCGGCCAGCTGGAGGCCACCGGTCTCTACCGGCTGATGCGGACGGCCGGGATCACCCTGCACAGCGCCCGCCAGACCATCGGCGCCCGGGCCGCCACCGCCGGCGAGGCCGAGCGGCTGGGCGAGCAGACCGGCGCCCCGCTGCTCACCATGGAGCGGGTGACCTTCGACGACACCGGCCGCGCGGTGGAGTTCGGCTCGCACACCTACCGGCCCTCCCGGTACTCCTTCGAGTTCCAGCTGCTTGTGCGGTCCTGACAACTCGCCGCCGCGCACGCCTCGTTCCTCGCCATGTCCGGACAATGTGACCGGCGAGCGGTCCCCGCGCGGGGACGCCCGGCGCCCGTGTTCGAGAATGGTGCGTTTGGGGCCGGTGCGGTCATCGGCCCCTTGCACACGCAAGAGCACAGCAAGAAGGGCAAGTCCTCGTGGCACGGATCTCGACCTGGGTGGGCATCGCGCTGGCGGGGGCGCTGACGCTCTCCCTCGCCGGATGCAGCAGTACCGGCGGCAAACGGGCGGAGGACGCCCGGGCGGCCGCCGCGGCGGAGGGGAAGGCGGCGGTGAACACCCCCCGCTGGACCTTCGCGATGATCACCCACGCGGGCGACGGCGACACCTTCTGGGACATCGTCCAGAGCGGCGCGAAGCAGGCCGCCGTGAAGGACAACATCCGCTTCCTCTACTCCCACGACGACGAGGGCCAGCAGCAGGCGCAGCTGGTGGACGCGGCCGTCGACAAGAAGGTGGACGGCATCATCGTCACCCTGGCCAAGCCGGACGCCGTGAAGGCGTCCCTGGCCAGGGCCCGCGAGGCCGGCATCCCGGTGGTCACCGTGAACAGCGGCTCGGCCGAGTCGAAGGAGTTCGGGGCGCTCACCCACATCGGCCAGGACGAGACCGTCGCCGGTGAGGCCGTCGGCGAGGAACTGAACGGGCGGGGCCGCGAGAAGGCCCTGTGCGTCCTGCACGAACAGGGCAACGTCGGTCACGAGCAGCGCTGCGACGGCGTGGCGAAGACCTTCGACGGCACGCTGGTCCGGCTGCACGTCAACGGCACGAGCATGCCCGACGTGCAGTCGGCGATCGAGGCCCGGCTGCAGTCCGACCCCGGCCTGGACGCCGTCGTCACCCTGGGCGCCCCCTACGCCGACACCGCGGTGAAGGCCCGCGAGGGCGCGGGCAGCGACGCCGAGATCGACACCTTCGACCTGAACGCCAAGGTCGCCGCGGGCCTGGAGGACGGCAGCCTCGGCTTCGCCGTCGACCAGCAGCCCTACCTCCAGGGCTACCAGGCGGTCGACCTGCTGTGGCTGTACCGCTACAACGCCGACGTCCTCGGCGGCGGCCGGCCGGTGCTCACCGGGCCGCAGATCGTCACCGGTGACGACGCCGCCGAGCTGCGGGAGTACACCCGGCGGGGCACCCGATGAGCGCGACGACCTCCGACACCGCTGATGAAAGGTTTCTGCGCCTGCCGTCCCCGCTCCGGCGGCTGCTGAGCCGCCCCGAGCTGGGCTCCGTGGTCGGCGCGATCGCCGTCTTCTGCTGCTTCGCCCTCGTCGCCGACAGCTTCCTGCGCGCCTCCAGCCTCGGCACCGTCCTGTACGCGTCCTCCGTCATCGGCATCATGGCCGTCCCGGTGGCGCTGCTGATGATCGGCGGCGAGTTCGACCTGTCGGCCGGCGTGCTGGTGACCTCGTCGGCGCTGGTGTCGTCGATGTTCAGCTACCAGGCGACCGCCAACGTCTGGGTCGGCGTCGGCGTGTCCCTGCTGGTCACGCTCGCGGTCGGCGCCTTCAACGGCATCATGCTGGCCCGCACCCGGCTGCCCAGCTTCATCGTCACGCTCGGCACCTTCCTGATGCTGACGGGGATGAACCTGGGCTTCACCAAGCTGATCAGCGGCACCGTCTCCACCAAGACCGTCGCCGACATGGAGGGCTTCACGAGCGCACGGGCGCTGTTCGCCTCCACCGTCACCGTCGGCGGCATGCACATCAAGGTGACCGTCCTGTGGTGGCTCGCGCTGGTCGCCGTCGGCAGCTGGATCCTGCTGCGCACCCGCGCCGGCAACTGGATCTTCGCGGTCGGCGGCAACGAACAGGCCGCGCGCGCCGTGGGCGTCCCCGTGACCCGGACCAAGACCGTCCTCTACATGGGCGTCGCCCTCGGCGCCTGGATCTGCGGCCAGCACCTGCTCTTCAGCTACGACGTCGTCCAGTCCGGCGAGGGCGTCGGCAACGAGCTGATCTACATCATCGCGGCCGTCATCGGCGGCTGTCTGATCACCGGCGGCCACGGCAGCGCGGCCGGCTCGGCGGTCGGCGCCCTGATCTTCGGCATGACCAGCAAGGGCATCGTCTTCGCCGAGTGGAACCCCGACTGGTTCAAGTTCTTCCTCGGAGCGATGCTGCTCCTCGCCACCCTGCTCAACACCTGGGTGCGCCGCCGCGCGGAGGCCTCGAAATGACACGGAGCGACACCCGTACGCCCCTCGTGGAGCTGTCCGGCGTCGGCAAGCACTACGGCAACGTCCGCGCCCTCGAGGGCGTGTCGCTGGAGGTGCACGCGGGTGAGATCACCTGCGTGCTGGGCGACAACGGCGCCGGGAAGTCCACCCTGATCAAGATCATCGCGGGGCTGCACCGGCACGACGGCGGCACCCTCGCCCTCGACGGCGAGGAGACCCGTCTGTCCTCCCCGCGCGAGGCCCTGGACCGGGGCATCGCCACCGTCCACCAGGACCTGGCCGTCGTCCCCCTGATGCCGGTCTGGCGGAACTTCTTCCTCGGCTCCGAGCCGCGCAGGGGCACCGGCCCCTTCAAGCGCATGGACACCGACCTGATGCGCCGCACCACCCGGGCGGAACTCCTGCGCATGGGCATCGACCTGCGCGACGTCGACCAGCCCATCGGCACCCTCTCCGGAGGCGAACGCCAGTGCGTGGCGATCGCCCGCGCGGTGTACTTCGGCGCGAAGGTCCTCGTCCTGGACGAGCCCACGGCGGCACTGGGCGTGAAGCAGTCGGGAGTGGTCCTCAGATATGTGACGGCGGCCCGCGACCAGGGCCTGGGCGTCGTCTTCATCACCCACAACCCGCACCACGCGTACCTGGTGGGCGACAGGTTCGTCCTGCTCAAGCGCGGCACGATGGCCGGCAACCACACACGCGACGACATCACCCTGGACGAGCTGACGAACCAGATGGCGGGCGGCACGGAGCTCGACGCCCTGCGGCACGAGCTGCGCCGCACCCCGTAGGCCCGGTCGTCACGTTCCCGCCTGCCGCGCTCCGGGCGGACGCCGGTAATGCGACGACGAAGCCCAGGGGCGCGGGGCGCCGCGCGACCGGCGCCCACGCACCCGCGTCCGGCGATGATCCGCACCACGCACCCCGGGATCCGTTCGGCACCCGGCGGAGCCGTGCGGCAGAATCGCACCCGATGAGCACCTACCGCGACTTCACCGCCCCCATCGGCTCCCGGCGCGCCCCGGTCCTGAGAACCGTCGGCACCCGGGAGCGCCGCTCCCACCTGACGGCGCCGCGCGTCCCGACGGTGGGCATCGACATCGGCGGCACCAAGGTGATGGCGGGCGTCGTCGACGCCGACGGCAACATCCTGGAGCGGCTGCGCACGGAGACCCCGGACAAGTCCAAGAGCCCGAAGGTCGTCGAGGACACCATCGTCGAACTCGTGCTGGACCTGTCCGACCGGCACGACGTGCACGCGGTCGGCATCGGCGCGGCCGGCTGGGTCGACGCCGACCGCAACCGCGTGCTGTTCGCCCCCCACCTGTCCTGGCGCAACGAACCGCTGCGCGACCGCCTCGCCGGCCGCCTCGCGGTCCCGGTCCTGGTCGACAACGACGCGAACTCCGCCGCCTGGGCCGAGTGGCGCTTCGGCGCCGGACGCGGCGAGGACCACCTCGTCATGATCACGCTCGGCACCGGCATCGGCGGCGCCATCCTGGAGGACGGCCAGGTCAAACGCGGCAAGTACGGGGTGGCCGGCGAGTTCGGCCATATGCAGGTCGTCCCCGGCGGCCACCGCTGCCCCTGCGGCAACCGCGGC carries:
- a CDS encoding ROK family glucokinase — protein: MSTYRDFTAPIGSRRAPVLRTVGTRERRSHLTAPRVPTVGIDIGGTKVMAGVVDADGNILERLRTETPDKSKSPKVVEDTIVELVLDLSDRHDVHAVGIGAAGWVDADRNRVLFAPHLSWRNEPLRDRLAGRLAVPVLVDNDANSAAWAEWRFGAGRGEDHLVMITLGTGIGGAILEDGQVKRGKYGVAGEFGHMQVVPGGHRCPCGNRGCWEQYSSGNALVREARELAAADSPVAYGIIEHVKGNIADITGPMITELAREGDAMCIELLQDIGQWLGVGIANLAAALDPSCFVIGGGVSAADDLLIGPARDAFKRHLTGRGYRPEAHIVRAQLGPEAGMVGAADLARLVARRFRRAKRRRVERYERFAEARRGTTQESL
- a CDS encoding ATP-binding cassette domain-containing protein, encoding MTRSDTRTPLVELSGVGKHYGNVRALEGVSLEVHAGEITCVLGDNGAGKSTLIKIIAGLHRHDGGTLALDGEETRLSSPREALDRGIATVHQDLAVVPLMPVWRNFFLGSEPRRGTGPFKRMDTDLMRRTTRAELLRMGIDLRDVDQPIGTLSGGERQCVAIARAVYFGAKVLVLDEPTAALGVKQSGVVLRYVTAARDQGLGVVFITHNPHHAYLVGDRFVLLKRGTMAGNHTRDDITLDELTNQMAGGTELDALRHELRRTP
- a CDS encoding ABC transporter permease, whose amino-acid sequence is MSATTSDTADERFLRLPSPLRRLLSRPELGSVVGAIAVFCCFALVADSFLRASSLGTVLYASSVIGIMAVPVALLMIGGEFDLSAGVLVTSSALVSSMFSYQATANVWVGVGVSLLVTLAVGAFNGIMLARTRLPSFIVTLGTFLMLTGMNLGFTKLISGTVSTKTVADMEGFTSARALFASTVTVGGMHIKVTVLWWLALVAVGSWILLRTRAGNWIFAVGGNEQAARAVGVPVTRTKTVLYMGVALGAWICGQHLLFSYDVVQSGEGVGNELIYIIAAVIGGCLITGGHGSAAGSAVGALIFGMTSKGIVFAEWNPDWFKFFLGAMLLLATLLNTWVRRRAEASK
- a CDS encoding Gfo/Idh/MocA family protein, which translates into the protein MRIGVIGTGRIGTIHAHTLSRHRDVGSLILTDVDPARAQALAHRLGETSAPGVDEIYTWGVDAVVITAATSAHADLIGRAARAGLPVFCEKPIALDLAGTLQAITEVETAGTVLQMGFQRRFDAGYTGAREAVRSGRLGRLHTVRAMTSDAEPPPAGHLAQSGGLYRDTLIHDFDMLRWVTGREVTEVYAAGSDAGPAVFRESGDVDTGAALVTLDDGTLASVTATRLNGAGYDVRMELAGERDQIVVGLDDRTPIASTEPTGPPAADKPWTGFLERFGPAYEAELIAFVEVVRGERANPCDGREALQALLIAEACELSRRERRPVRPAELLSGSAAAYT
- a CDS encoding sugar ABC transporter substrate-binding protein; translation: MARISTWVGIALAGALTLSLAGCSSTGGKRAEDARAAAAAEGKAAVNTPRWTFAMITHAGDGDTFWDIVQSGAKQAAVKDNIRFLYSHDDEGQQQAQLVDAAVDKKVDGIIVTLAKPDAVKASLARAREAGIPVVTVNSGSAESKEFGALTHIGQDETVAGEAVGEELNGRGREKALCVLHEQGNVGHEQRCDGVAKTFDGTLVRLHVNGTSMPDVQSAIEARLQSDPGLDAVVTLGAPYADTAVKAREGAGSDAEIDTFDLNAKVAAGLEDGSLGFAVDQQPYLQGYQAVDLLWLYRYNADVLGGGRPVLTGPQIVTGDDAAELREYTRRGTR
- a CDS encoding GntR family transcriptional regulator, yielding MDPTVQLELSVDRGSPVPLYFQLSQQLESAIEHGVLTPGTLLGNEIELAGRLGLSRPTVRQAIQTLVDKGLLVRRRGVGTQVVHSQVKRPLELSSLYDDLEAAGQRPTTKVLVNTVVAASAEVAAALGVAEGGEVHRVERLRLTHGEPMAYMCNHLPPGLLDLDTGQLEATGLYRLMRTAGITLHSARQTIGARAATAGEAERLGEQTGAPLLTMERVTFDDTGRAVEFGSHTYRPSRYSFEFQLLVRS